A region of the Oncorhynchus gorbuscha isolate QuinsamMale2020 ecotype Even-year linkage group LG02, OgorEven_v1.0, whole genome shotgun sequence genome:
TGGTGCCATAGCCTGTTCCCGGTGGAAGACGCACAGGTTCTCTGGTTCTTCCGTTATAAAAAACAGAATTTTGGTGGTTTTTATTTGGGTCCGTGGGATCATCATCATAATCACCTATCATAATATTACTTTCAACCCTCCTCGGTTGCTGGGGCTGCGAGCGAGTGATGTGCGCCTCCACGCCATTGTTAGAAAGCGCACTCAGCGCAGTTGGAGATGTATTTGATTCTGGAGCTGGAATGCGTCTGGATGAGGGAATAGAATCCGCTGCTTGGGCAATGCGCTGGGCGCGTTGTCTGTTGTCTGCATCCTCGGAATTATTCACGTAGCCAGATGTAGGTGGGTGGGCTGATGCTTCTGGGGTCTCATGTCGCGCTTGGCTCGTTCCCTGATCATGCGCATTCTCTGCGCTTCTGACTGGTGACACAGAGACCTGTCGCCGAACCGGCAGGCTGACATCAACACGAGTAGTGTTTCGTCCTCCCCTCGGTATCCCACTGCCTGAGAACTCCGGGAGAGCCCCGGAATCAGTACCGTTGGAAGTGGAACCGGTGCCTCCTTGGAGAGGGGGACGCGCTCCTGGGTATCCCGGCACCGTGTCCCTCGGGGAAGGTGGGTGACGTATATAGAAATCATTATTGGTGGTCAGATAGAGCTGAGCAGGTAGTTTCCTCGCCTGTGCCGGTGCGAGATATTCAGACCCCGTGCTGAGTAAACGATACATCCGACCGTTGTTCTCCCATTGGATTCTGTGTCTCCATGGCCCCATTCGCGCACGTAAATGGTGCTGTCCAGTGCTTAAACTAACCAGAACATAAAGAAGGCAAAAAAGTAGAAAAGAAAACCTCTCCATGGCAAAAAGTATCGCAACTACACAAAACACTTCGTAAATTTGTCACTTCAGTAAAAATGTAATCTAAGTGATGCTGGGGTACGAGTGATGTTTTGTACACACTTGATTCTGTCAGGGAGTTGCGCACCACATCTCCATAGTGAAATTCAGGTGAACTACTTGGAGTGGAAATGTAGGCACTCACTTTCATATAATTAGTTTGTCTACGCATGCACAGAGAGGGGCAAGGGCTTATtttacagacaccatgtttaaCTTAACCGTTTCGTCACCATATCGGGCGTGCTATTACAACTGAACTTTGTTCAGTAGGCCTATAAGTAAATTTTCCGCATAAACGGTAGTCCTTTCTCAGAGCACGTTGAGATTTTTTGCTGAAAATGCAAGatcaatttttttttaattaagtgGTTTTAGTAAAAACAAATGTGTCCCTGATTAGTCATCCAACTTTTTTGTCTATTTCTTTTGCGTCATGACGCAATGACCTCTTGGCAATTGGGAACTTCACAACAACTGACTGATAGTCATCATAAGCAATACGTTCTATACGTGGATTAAATTGAAACCTTCATAATAGGGGAATAGAAAATGTGTTTTATAATAGGTGCTATTTGCATCATGAAAATAAGCACACATGCAGGTGGTGCGTGCTGCTGCTGCATGGCTCTTTGAGATCCATTCACCCTGTTTATTTTAACGGTAAATGCCACATTGGAAAAGCACACAGTGGGGCGGGCCTTGTATTACCTCACACCACCTCTCTGAAATACAGAACCATGCAGCTGAGGGATAAGAATAGGGGTGATCGAGTTCTGTTTCTCTTTGATTCTCCACTCTGGTCCCTCGATTACCTCACGTCTGCCACCTGATGGCAGTGGGCCTATAGGGAAAGTATTTACTGAGTTTAAAAAACACACACCTGGTTAAGGAAAACTACACAATTCCTGCCATACGACAAATCGTCAAGTCTACCGCAGTCGTTCTAAAGCAACAGACCACGTTGTTCAACTGGTCACCAGTTATCCTACCTCGAGTTGAATACGAAATAAAGTAGTAAGTAATTAAATAAATTTAAGTTTTGTGGGCTATCAAAACACATGTAAAcatgtaaaaacaaatgtttttattGGCACACTAGATAAAAAGTAGGCATACGGCCTATGCCTTCAGGTCAAACCAGGTATTTAAAGGTCACAGCAGAGATTTGTAATACAAACATCTGACCATGTAACTTACCTCAACTATGTAGTTTACTTTTTGTGGTTACCATACCTTTCACTTTTTATGTCGTGTTCTTCTGTCCACTCCAATGAAGGATAACGGAGGTGATGTCCGCAGCTCCGAGGACTAGTTAAAAAGCGTTGCAAAACCTCCCTTGTACTTCATCCAAACTTGATTTGTTT
Encoded here:
- the LOC123991602 gene encoding protein-lysine 6-oxidase-like isoform X1 yields the protein MERFSFLLFCLLYVLVSLSTGQHHLRARMGPWRHRIQWENNGRMYRLLSTGSEYLAPAQARKLPAQLYLTTNNDFYIRHPPSPRDTVPGYPGARPPLQGGTGSTSNGTDSGALPEFSGSGIPRGGRNTTRVDVSLPVRRQVSVSPVRSAENAHDQGTSQARHETPEASAHPPTSGYVNNSEDADNRQRAQRIAQAADSIPSSRRIPAPESNTSPTALSALSNNGVEAHITRSQPQQPRRVESNIMIGDYDDDPTDPNKNHQNSVFYNGRTREPVRLPPGTGYGTRLFHNGLPDLVPDPYYIQAASYIQRVQMYALRCAGEENCLSRSAYRPGVRDIDYRTLLRFPQRVKNQGTADFLPVKPRHQWEWHSCHQHYHSMEAFSNYDLLDVITGRKVAEGHKASFCLEDTSCDPGVRRRFACTAHTQGLGPGCYDTYNANIDCQWIDITDVPPGNYILKVTVNPAMQVQESDFSNNIVKCDIRYTGSYVHARNCRITGS